The following are from one region of the Corylus avellana chromosome ca1, CavTom2PMs-1.0 genome:
- the LOC132177111 gene encoding probable polygalacturonase isoform X2: MQNSCKYSPQTMEPCLRFRTSHLIQTISAILILGVAECTVKLSSTLQYPAINCRKHSAVLTEFGAVGDGKTSNTKAFKAAIDSLSKHASDGGALLIVPPGKWLTGSFNLTSHFTLFLHKDALLLGSTDESEFPQLPPLPSYGTTIRRFTSLIFGTNLTDVVITGNNGTIDGQGATWWTKYPSGGLLNVTRPCMIELMYSNQIQISNLILINSPYSFVHPVYSSDILIQGLTILAPIDSPNTHGIQPDSCTNTRIEDCFIEPGDDCIFVKSGYDQYGIRFGMPSKQLVIRRLTCISPDNAIISLGSEMSGGIQDVRIEDITAFNMEAGLRIKTAIGRGGFVKDIYVRRLTMKTTKYVFWISGDYNKHPDNGFDPKALPEIHGINYRDVVAENVNVSAKFDGITNDVFTGICISNVNITLSQTPKALQWNCSNIAGVTSNVTPKPCNLLPEQKGVVCHFPEDKLPIEHVQLKACSATTA, from the exons ATGCAAAACAGTTGTAAGTATTCTCCTCAGACCATGGAGCCGTGTCTGAGATTTCGAACATCCCAT CTTATCCAGACCATCTCAGCAATTCTTATATTGGGAGTGGCAGAATGTACGGTTAAGCTTTCGTCCACCTTGCAATATCCGGCAATAAATTGTCGAAAGCACAGCGCTGTTTTGACGGAATTTGGAGCGGTCGGTGATGGAAAAACATCAAACACCAAAGCTTTCAAGGCCGCAATTGATAGCCTCAGCAAGCATGCATCAGATGGTGGGGCACTGCTTATTGTTCCTCCGGGAAAATGGTTAACTGGGAGCTTTAATCTCACAAGCCATTTCACTCTTTTTCTCCACAAGGATGCTCTTCTTCTCGGATCTACG GATGAATCAGAATTTCCTCAACTTCCTCCACTTCCTTCTTATGGGACAACAATTAGACGGTTCACTAGTCTTATTTTTGGTACAAATCTCACAGACGTCGTAATCACCG GCAACAATGGCACAATTGATGGGCAGGGTGCAACTTGGTGGACAAAGTATCCTAGTGGCGGATTATTGAATGTGACCCGACCATGCATGATCGAGCTTATGTACTCTAATCAAATCCAGATATCTAATCTTATACTAATCAACTCTCCATACTCGTTTGTCCATCCAGTATATAGCAG TGATATACTAATCCAAGGGCTGACGATCCTTGCACCAATTGACTCTCCTAACACTCATGGGATACAGCCAG ATTCATGCACAAACACTCGTATTGAGGACTGCTTCATAGAACCAGGGGATGACTGCATTTTCGTGAAAAGTGGCTATGATCAATATGGAATCAGATTTGGAATGCCCTCAAAGCAGCTTGTCATCAGAAGACTTACTTGCATTTCACCCGACAATGCTATCATTTCTCTAGGCAGTGAAATGTCTGGTGGAATTCAAGATGTTAGAATTGAAGACATCACAGCCTTTAATATGGAAGCAGGTCTTAGAATCAAGACTGCTATTGGCAGAGGAGGTTTTGTGAAGGACATATATGTGAGAAGATTGACCATGAAGACAACCAAATATGTTTTCTGGATATCGGGTGATTATAACAAGCACCCTGACAATGGATTCGATCCAAAAGCCCTTCCAGAGATTCATGGAATTAATTATAGAGATGTGGTGGCAGAGAATGTTAATGTTTCAGCAAAATTTGATGGAATCACTAATGATGTTTTTACAGGAATATGCATTTCTAATGTTAATATTACTTTGTCTCAGACGCCTAAGGCATTACAATGGAACTGTTCTAATATTGCAGGGGTGACAAGCAATGTGACTCCTAAGCCGTGCAATTTGTTGCCTGAGCAAAAAGGTGTTGTTTGTCACTTTCCTGAGGATAAGCTGCCCATTGAACATGTTCAGTTGAAGGCATGTTCTGCTACCACTGCCTAA
- the LOC132166887 gene encoding probable polygalacturonase encodes MEPCLRFRTFHVIQTISTILVLGVLSLRTAECKPAMVSLQYRAINCRKHSAVLTDFGAVGDGKTSNTKAFKAAIQSLSKYASDGGAQLIVPPGKWLTGSFNITSSHFTLFLQKGAVILASQDESEWPQIPPLPSYGTGRDAPGGRFSSLIFGTNLTDVVITGNNGTIDGQGATWWKKYRSGGFLNVTRPYMIELMHSNQIQISNLTLINSPSWFVHPIYSSNVLIQWLTILAPIDSPNTDGVDPDSCTNTRIEDCFIVSGDDCIAVKSGWDQYGIKYGMPTKQLVIRRLTCISPDSATIALGSEMSGGIQDVRAEDITAIETQSGIRIKTARGRGGYVKDIYARRMNFKTMKYVFWMSGAYSQHPDAGFDPNAIPHIEGINYRDVVAENVTYAARLDGIDNDPFTGICISNATITLTAKPKELQWNCTNIAGVTSNVTPQPCSLLPVKKSVICPFPVNRLPIDDIQLKTCSTTGA; translated from the exons TGTATTGGGAGTACTAAGTTTAAGAACCGCAGAATGCAAACCAGCTATGGTTTCCTTGCAGTACCGGGCAATAAACTGTCGAAAGCACAGCGCGGTTTTGACGGATTTTGGAGCGGTTGGCGATGGAAAAACATCAAACACCAAGGCTTTCAAGGCTGCAATTCAGAGCCTGAGCAAGTATGCATCGGATGGTGGGGCGCAGCTGATTGTACCTCCCGGAAAATGGTTAACTGGGAGCTTTAATATCACAAGCAGCCATTTCACTCTTTTTCTCCAGAAGGGTGCTGTCATTCTTGCATCTCAG GATGAGTCAGAATGGCCTCAAATTCCTCCACTGCCTTCTTATGGGACAGGAAGGGATGCACCTGGTGGACGGTTCAGTAGTCTTATTTTTGGTACAAATCTCACAGATGTCGTAATCACCG GCAACAATGGCACGATTGACGGCCAAGGTGCAACTTGGTGGAAGAAGTACCGTAGCGGCGGATTCTTGAATGTGACCCGACCATACATGATTGAGCTTATGCACTCTAATCAAATCCAGATATCTAATCTTACACTAATCAACTCTCCATCGTGGTTTGTCCATCCGATATATAGCAG TAATGTACTAATCCAATGGCTGACGATTCTTGCGCCAATTGACTCTCCTAACACTGATGGGGTAGACCCAG ATTCATGCACAAACACTCGTATTGAGGACTGCTTTATAGTATCGGGGGATGATTGCATTGCTGTGAAAAGTGGTTGGGATCAATATGGAATAAAATATGGAATGCCCACAAAGCAGCTTGTCATCAGAAGGCTTACTTGCATTTCCCCTGATAGTGCTACCATTGCTCTAGGCAGTGAAATGTCTGGTGGAATTCAAGATGTTAGAGCTGAAGACATCACAGCCATTGAAACACAGTCAGGTATTAGAATCAAGACAGCTAGGGGAAGAGGAGGTTATGTGAAGGACATCTACGCGAGAAGAATGAACTTCAAGACAATGAAGTATGTTTTTTGGATGTCAGGCGCTTATAGTCAACACCCTGACGCTGGATTCGATCCAAATGCCATTCCACATATTGAAGGAATTAATTATAGAGACGTGGTGGCGGAGAATGTTACTTATGCAGCAAGACTTGATGGAATCGATAATGATCCTTTTACAGGAATATGCATTTCTAATGCGACTATTACTTTGACTGCCAAGCCAAAGGAATTGCAATGGAACTGCACTAATATTGCAGGGGTGACAAGCAATGTGACTCCTCAGCCATGTAGTTTGTTGCCCGTGAAAAAAAGTGTTATTTGTCCCTTCCCCGTGAATCGATTGCCCATTGATGATATTCAGTTGAAGACTTGTTCTACTACTGGTGCCTAA
- the LOC132177111 gene encoding probable polygalacturonase isoform X1, with product MKKRVDVDYPYSSQTINSLSDLQCKTVLIQTISAILILGVAECTVKLSSTLQYPAINCRKHSAVLTEFGAVGDGKTSNTKAFKAAIDSLSKHASDGGALLIVPPGKWLTGSFNLTSHFTLFLHKDALLLGSTDESEFPQLPPLPSYGTTIRRFTSLIFGTNLTDVVITGNNGTIDGQGATWWTKYPSGGLLNVTRPCMIELMYSNQIQISNLILINSPYSFVHPVYSSDILIQGLTILAPIDSPNTHGIQPDSCTNTRIEDCFIEPGDDCIFVKSGYDQYGIRFGMPSKQLVIRRLTCISPDNAIISLGSEMSGGIQDVRIEDITAFNMEAGLRIKTAIGRGGFVKDIYVRRLTMKTTKYVFWISGDYNKHPDNGFDPKALPEIHGINYRDVVAENVNVSAKFDGITNDVFTGICISNVNITLSQTPKALQWNCSNIAGVTSNVTPKPCNLLPEQKGVVCHFPEDKLPIEHVQLKACSATTA from the exons ATGAAGAAAAGAGTTGACGTCGATTATCCATATTCATCTCAGACTATAAATTCCCTCTCCGATCTGCAATGCAAAACAGTT CTTATCCAGACCATCTCAGCAATTCTTATATTGGGAGTGGCAGAATGTACGGTTAAGCTTTCGTCCACCTTGCAATATCCGGCAATAAATTGTCGAAAGCACAGCGCTGTTTTGACGGAATTTGGAGCGGTCGGTGATGGAAAAACATCAAACACCAAAGCTTTCAAGGCCGCAATTGATAGCCTCAGCAAGCATGCATCAGATGGTGGGGCACTGCTTATTGTTCCTCCGGGAAAATGGTTAACTGGGAGCTTTAATCTCACAAGCCATTTCACTCTTTTTCTCCACAAGGATGCTCTTCTTCTCGGATCTACG GATGAATCAGAATTTCCTCAACTTCCTCCACTTCCTTCTTATGGGACAACAATTAGACGGTTCACTAGTCTTATTTTTGGTACAAATCTCACAGACGTCGTAATCACCG GCAACAATGGCACAATTGATGGGCAGGGTGCAACTTGGTGGACAAAGTATCCTAGTGGCGGATTATTGAATGTGACCCGACCATGCATGATCGAGCTTATGTACTCTAATCAAATCCAGATATCTAATCTTATACTAATCAACTCTCCATACTCGTTTGTCCATCCAGTATATAGCAG TGATATACTAATCCAAGGGCTGACGATCCTTGCACCAATTGACTCTCCTAACACTCATGGGATACAGCCAG ATTCATGCACAAACACTCGTATTGAGGACTGCTTCATAGAACCAGGGGATGACTGCATTTTCGTGAAAAGTGGCTATGATCAATATGGAATCAGATTTGGAATGCCCTCAAAGCAGCTTGTCATCAGAAGACTTACTTGCATTTCACCCGACAATGCTATCATTTCTCTAGGCAGTGAAATGTCTGGTGGAATTCAAGATGTTAGAATTGAAGACATCACAGCCTTTAATATGGAAGCAGGTCTTAGAATCAAGACTGCTATTGGCAGAGGAGGTTTTGTGAAGGACATATATGTGAGAAGATTGACCATGAAGACAACCAAATATGTTTTCTGGATATCGGGTGATTATAACAAGCACCCTGACAATGGATTCGATCCAAAAGCCCTTCCAGAGATTCATGGAATTAATTATAGAGATGTGGTGGCAGAGAATGTTAATGTTTCAGCAAAATTTGATGGAATCACTAATGATGTTTTTACAGGAATATGCATTTCTAATGTTAATATTACTTTGTCTCAGACGCCTAAGGCATTACAATGGAACTGTTCTAATATTGCAGGGGTGACAAGCAATGTGACTCCTAAGCCGTGCAATTTGTTGCCTGAGCAAAAAGGTGTTGTTTGTCACTTTCCTGAGGATAAGCTGCCCATTGAACATGTTCAGTTGAAGGCATGTTCTGCTACCACTGCCTAA